The nucleotide window AAACATTTACAGGAGGAATTCGTTTGAATAGTAGTGATGTTTCCACATcagattttcttaatttcatactTGAGAATAATAAGAGAAGAGAGACTAGAAATTTGACAGCCTCAAATCAATGAAAAGGCAGGTTGGAAAAgcgcaaaaaaaagaaaaaaaaaaagagagagagaatgttCAAACTTAAACTACGTAAGGGGGCATGTAGTTTCTCTAGTCAAATCTCCGACATTTCTGAAGCCTCTCCTCTCCATCTATAAATACCCTTTTGCTTCCTCTATCTCTCTTATCAATACGAAAGCTAGAACAAGAAACACTAGTGCGATTTATATCTTCTGCCTTGGAAGATATCGTAACATTGCTTTTAATTGCTTGTTTTTGTGCGTGAAAGATAAGAGAGATGGGAGTGTTAATATTTCAAGTGCTTATTTTCTCCTTTCTTGGTAGTTTTTTTAACGTAATATGGAGAATATTGTTTTCTTGCTGGATTTTGCCTGGTAGGGCGCATATGAAGCTAAAGAAAAATGGGTTTCGAGGTCCAACCCCAAATTTCCCTTTAGGAAATCATAGGGAAATCAAAAGGATTAGTAGGGAAGCaacagtttcttcttcttcttcttcttcttctgggtCCTCAAAAATAATCTCTAATGATATTCATTCTTCAGTTTTTCCCTACTTCTCTCAGTGGCAGAAGTCTCATGGTAAGACTCAtgaccttcttcttcttctgaatTTTTTCGTCTTCCAACGTATGCAATTTTCACATTTGTTGCCGTGTGTGTCAACTTTATACAAGGAATTAAGGCTACTTCTGTTAAGACAAGTATACAGATATGTGTATATGTAACACGAATAATAATATGTGTACATTTGATGCCTTGTAGGGAAAGTATTCATATACTGGTTAGGTACAGAGCCATTTTTGTACATAGCAGACCCAGATTTCTTGAAAGAAATGACTTCAGGTGTGATGGGCAAGAGTTGGGGAAAGCCTCGAGTGTTTAAACATGATAGAGAACCCATGTTTGGTAATGGTTTGGTCATGGCTGAAGGTGATGAATGGGTTCGCCACCGCCATGTTATCACTCCTGCATTCTCTCCAGCCAACTTGAAGGTCCATTTATaccatctctctcttttaattaaTCCTGTTACTATTAATTCTATGTGTGTAAATCAGATAGTTTCAATGATGAATTTTGTGGAAAGAATGCACCCAAATCGTTGGCATCGACTATTCACTAATTAACATAATAGTGTGTGTTAATGTACATGATCACCTTAccataaatagaaaaggatgTGTTTCATTTTCATGTTCTTGGGTGGTCGTATAAACTTCATAGAGTAAATGGATGGATAGAATTTCACGTAATTTGTCAAAAAGGTCCTAAATGGCAATCTTTATCTCATCGTGATTTGATTTGGTTCTAGCTAGATATAGACTTTGACTACCAAAATTCTTCCTTGGAAATGATTACTTTTTCATGTTCCTCACTGATAAGCTCcaagggtttttttattctaaattttatatcTCTTACTTGACCTATAGGCTATGTCAAGCTTAATGGTGGAGTCCACCACGAAGATGCTAGACAAGTGGACTGGCCTCATAAATTCCGGCAACCATGAAATAGATGTGGAGAGAGAAATCACGGCGACGGCCGGAGAGATCATAGCCAAGGCAAGCTTTGGCATAAGCTATGAAAATGGGAGAAAGGTGTTTGAGAAACTAAGGGCAATGCAAATCACTCTGTTTAAATCAAACCGTTATGTGGGTGTACCCTTTAGCAAGCTCATATCCCCTAAAAAAACCATCGAGGCCAAAAAGCTTGGACATGAAATTGATGCTCTCCTCTTATCTATCATAAAAGCTCATAAAAATTCTAATGACGGGTGTCCTCAAAAGGATTTGCTAGGGTTATTGCTCCAAGAGGATCGTGTAAATGGAATGTCAGGGAAGATGCTAACAACAAGGCAATTGGTCGATGAGTGCAAGACTTTCTTCTTTGGTGGCCACGAGACCACAGCTTTGGCTCTATCATGGACATTGCTGCTTTTGGCTATGCATCCAGAGtggcaaaacaaattgagagagGAGATTAGAGAAGTTACAGGGGATAAAGAAATTGATTTCACGAAGGTTGCTGGACTGAAGAAGGTACGTACGTAAGATGCTAGCTAGTTGATTCACATTTTTTCTGATTATGGTCATGCATGCATCTAtgatttgtttctttgtttaataCTAATTCTTTCATCTGAAATTCTTAGGGTAAAAGCTAGAGTCCATCGATCATCCCCCATATATGTATGTACATGTAAATATATGGAGAGATGAATAATTGAATATAGACTATAAGTAGGGGCCATGCACTAACAAAAAGATGCTTGCTGCGTACTTCTATACGTAAAATTTACAtgcatttcatttatttacagGAACACCTCAGTGATGACACCAGCTAAATTACCACACCTTTTTTTCTTAGTTGCCATGAGCTTGCTAGCTACATGCTAGAGCatccaaattaattaacaatgtgatatatatatatataggctatATATTCTACACTATgtcaataattcttttttttttttaaagctcgAATCTAAGATTGGCTACGTATAGAGccataataataagaataacttGCAGAGAGGGGGATTGAATAAAATTGATGTTGGAAACCATTGAGGTTGGTGTCTGAGTGACCAAATTGTAATTAGATGGTCTAGGTCAAATACAAGAAGGTCTTAGTCCACACGCCCACCTCTTTGGCACTTAATATAAGGTGGCATGTCTGAGTTCCACACGTAACAACGAATTGACACTTTTTGTTCCCACCTAGACATGGCTTCTAAGCCCCCATGGTTTTGACTGGCcaaaagtgtttttgacaaCATACCCCTAACCGTCCAACACCACCCCCATGCACAGAATGGCTTTGACAAGCTTACATATGCATTTGCGTCATCATCTCTGTTACAGTGCCTTCTTCGGtgtatttgaaaaacaacttttaagAAGTTAGTTTAATGGTTAAAAAGTATAATTCTTTAAGAGGTTTTAGGCTTAAGTCTCACAATTAATATCcataaagattttattgaaattatacgAATACACCACACCTCGACGCGGAGAATTAATGTGCTTTTAAGATGATTCCAGCTAGCTAGCACAGATACATACAATACTGAATTAGACATTTTGCACATTTTTTAAtgtacttttcttttattttcaatgcatTGCAGATGGGGTGGGTGATGAATGAAGTTTTAAGACTCTACCCGCCATCGCCTAATGTACAGAGGCAAGCTAGAGAAGACATTCAAGTAAATGACCTCTTAATACCAAATGGGACCAACATGTGGATTGATGTTGTCGCCATGCACCATGACCCTAAACTATGGGGAGAAGATGCGAACGAGTTTAAACCAGAGAGGTTCAAGGATGACTTGTATGGTGGATGCAGACACAAGATGGGGTTTCTGCCTTTTGGGTTTGGAGGAAGAATGTGCATTGGCAGGAACTTGACAATGATGGAGTATAAGATTGTGCTAACCTTGATTCTCACTAGGTTTTCATTCTCTGTCTCTCCAACATACAGTCATTCTCCAGCTATTTTGCTTTCCTTGAGGCCCGGCAATGGCCTGCAACTCATTCTCCAGCCCATTTAGGCTCCTTTTCTTGCCAATAGCTAGTTCATGTACGTATAGAGTTTTCAAACCACAGGATACATCCATGCCAGTTGAGCTTTTTCTTGTGGCTCCTTAGAAGAAATAATGAATTAATAGCGTAGAATATGTATAGATTATAAGTCCCTGGTTATTTTAGTTGCCATGATTAATCATTCAAATGTTCTTTTCCACCCTTTCAGAAACTGTAAATCTCAAAGGCTTATTCACATcatcaaataaacaaattttattttattttattttttgaggaaAAATGACTGATCGATATTCGATCCAACAAAGAGTCTATTACGTACATTATCACCAAAATTCCCACCACTTATTTGAACTTCATATGTGGACATACATACATAAACGAAAAGGATATATCGCCTAGCTAGCGAgcctagctatatatatatatatatatatatatatatatatatatatatatatatatatatatatatatatccttcaagttctaacatatatatataggatcGATGTTGCGTGTGGAAATCAAATGCTAATTAATAGCTAGCAGTCCCTAATTAAGGCACTTCGCTGGAAGGCAGTCCCCAGATTTTGTGAATTTtaaagtcaaaataaataaatttataggatTGAACCCCTTAATTTATTAGGCCCAACAGTACTGAGACACGTGACACACGAAACTGAAACAGTAAATGGAGACCTTTccatttatttgttgtttctctcaaattttcttTCTACATCAAGAAAAGAATTCTGTTTGAGAGAAAAGGggtcaagaaaataatttataacaatatattgaaaaaagttgttaataataactttaaaaaataaaaaaattgagagatagATGTAAATGAAGATATTtgatcatgtaaaataaaatatttatctagtgtgtttactgaatttatttattaaaatcaataaaagatcataaaaatacaaacacatatgaaactaattgaataaaaaaaatattatataaggccaaatatattaaagacattatttataaatatttttctaagtttactgtattctaaaaaacaaaaaaaatatgttaatagttctaaattttttgttttatttcgaagataaataaattattttagtgtttaaatgtttttgaaaggaTAAATATACCATCTGATAGTTTCCCTCGTAGCAATCAGCAAACAGTTAAATTCTAAAGTCAACGCTCCCGCGGTGTTAGACTCAACAGTACTGAAACACGTGGTATAAGAAATTGGAACAGTCAAAGGAGACCATTCCATTTATTTTTCGTTTCTCAGAAATTCTCATAATTCTGcatcaagaaaagaaatctGTTTctgtttggaaaaataaaattctcattCCAATACAGATTCGAGCCTCCTttccttgaatatatatatatatatatatatatatatatatatatatatatatatatatatatatatatgtatgtataaagAAGCGCACACCCTTGGACCATAAATTCTCCTTCTGAAAAGaattctgtttgaaaaaaaagggtcaaGAAAAGAATTTATGAATATATAGTATATTATTTAGCTACATGGCCCATCTTAGATTCGAGCAtccttttctttgaaaatatttatctcCTTTCTGATCTATCTGTTTTAATTACCACTCTGGATGCATAGCCAGAATTGAAGCAGCAATGTCCATGATCTATAGAGCCAATGCTGTGGTCTCGTGGCcaccaaaaagaagaaagtcTACACTTACGATGATCTTGGAGCAATAACCCTAGCAAATCCCTTGGAGAACACCCATCATTAGAATTCTTAGCATCAGTTTCATTTCCAAGTTTTTTGGCCTCGAAGGTGTTTTCAGGGGAGATGAGCCTGCTAAAGGTTACCCCCGGGCCACATAACGGTTTGATTTTAAACAGAGTGACTTGCATTGCGCttaatttctcaaacaaaccttGCTCCCATTTTCATAGCATCTTGGCTGTATATGATCTCTTAGGCCGTCGCCGTCATTTCTCTCTCCACGTCGATTTCATGGTTGCCGGAATTTTTCGTGAGGGCAGTCCACTTGTCTAGCATCTTTGTGGCTGGCTCCACCATTAAGCTTGACGCAGCCTATAGGACAagtaagaaatataaaatttaaaataagaaaatatttggaGCTTATCAATGGAACATGAAAAGTACCATTTTCAAGGAAGAACTTTGCTGGTCAAAAGTCTATAATGAAAAGCACCCCTTCATGATGACGAATGCCAAGTTACTGTTAGTTTTTTCAACCATCCCCTTGCCTGGTGCATGCAATCGATTTTCCCATTCAACCCTATCGTGTAGACTTGATTGCATAGCATTTGGAAACTTGCATACGTTTTGGTACTCGTAGAAAAAAGATACTTCGTTTTATTTCGAGTCTCGTCCAAATTAATAAAGAGGCAAACCCATTGTCTGGAAATCCGGCAAGGGTCAAGATTTATACTGTTTGAAATCAATTGTTACGAGCACTCTGATAATCAAATCAATGCAGAATTGTCTTGTGagatttagaaagaaaaaaagaaacgcAACTTATAAGTTGCGGTACTCCCAGCAGCAGAAGTTCTTCAACAATGCTAGTATTAGAGTCTTTGAAGTGCTCTA belongs to Populus nigra chromosome 18, ddPopNigr1.1, whole genome shotgun sequence and includes:
- the LOC133677864 gene encoding cytokinin hydroxylase is translated as MGVLIFQVLIFSFLGSFFNVIWRILFSCWILPGRAHMKLKKNGFRGPTPNFPLGNHREIKRISREATVSSSSSSSSGSSKIISNDIHSSVFPYFSQWQKSHGKVFIYWLGTEPFLYIADPDFLKEMTSGVMGKSWGKPRVFKHDREPMFGNGLVMAEGDEWVRHRHVITPAFSPANLKAMSSLMVESTTKMLDKWTGLINSGNHEIDVEREITATAGEIIAKASFGISYENGRKVFEKLRAMQITLFKSNRYVGVPFSKLISPKKTIEAKKLGHEIDALLLSIIKAHKNSNDGCPQKDLLGLLLQEDRVNGMSGKMLTTRQLVDECKTFFFGGHETTALALSWTLLLLAMHPEWQNKLREEIREVTGDKEIDFTKVAGLKKMGWVMNEVLRLYPPSPNVQRQAREDIQVNDLLIPNGTNMWIDVVAMHHDPKLWGEDANEFKPERFKDDLYGGCRHKMGFLPFGFGGRMCIGRNLTMMEYKIVLTLILTRFSFSVSPTYSHSPAILLSLRPGNGLQLILQPI